The Streptomyces sp. NBC_00440 genome contains a region encoding:
- a CDS encoding serine/threonine-protein kinase, with translation MDALRPHDPPRIGAHALLARLGAGGMGQVHLGRSPGGRLVAIKVIRDEITDHPEALGRFRREVETVRAVRSAYTANLIDASLAEPPYWLATEYVSGPTLSHAVRRRGPFPVATCRGVFAALAEGLASVHAYGVTHRDLKPQNIILSAQGPKLIDFGIARGTGDAALTETGLAPGTPGFAAPEVLITHQVGPAADVFALGSTMAYAATGRAPFGGGQPAGIGYRVVHEEIDLGGVEPELAGLIGRCVAKDPAARPSLTEVIAACSVRAALVDDAFYGALAGLGEAAPSGPVDPVVPVGPVEPITSNQPQRTTPASAVRVSE, from the coding sequence GTGGACGCACTCAGACCTCACGACCCGCCGCGGATAGGCGCGCACGCACTGCTCGCCAGGCTCGGTGCGGGCGGCATGGGCCAGGTCCATCTGGGGCGTTCGCCCGGTGGGCGGCTGGTCGCGATCAAGGTCATCCGGGACGAGATCACCGACCATCCCGAGGCGCTCGGCCGCTTCCGCCGTGAGGTCGAGACCGTACGGGCGGTACGCAGCGCGTACACGGCGAACCTGATCGACGCCTCGCTGGCCGAGCCGCCGTACTGGCTGGCGACCGAGTATGTGTCGGGCCCGACGCTCAGTCATGCCGTACGCCGTCGTGGGCCGTTCCCGGTGGCGACCTGCCGCGGAGTGTTCGCCGCGCTCGCCGAGGGGCTGGCGAGTGTCCATGCGTACGGAGTGACGCACCGGGATCTCAAGCCGCAGAACATCATCCTGTCCGCGCAGGGCCCGAAGCTGATCGACTTCGGGATCGCCCGCGGCACGGGGGACGCGGCGCTCACCGAGACGGGGCTCGCGCCCGGGACCCCCGGTTTCGCCGCGCCCGAGGTCCTGATCACGCATCAGGTCGGACCGGCGGCGGATGTCTTCGCGCTGGGCTCGACGATGGCGTACGCGGCGACCGGGCGGGCGCCGTTCGGGGGCGGGCAGCCGGCCGGGATCGGCTACCGGGTGGTGCACGAGGAGATCGACCTGGGCGGCGTCGAGCCGGAGCTGGCCGGGCTGATCGGCCGCTGCGTGGCGAAGGACCCGGCGGCCCGCCCCTCGCTCACCGAGGTCATCGCGGCCTGCTCGGTGCGGGCGGCGCTGGTGGACGACGCGTTCTACGGGGCGCTGGCGGGGCTGGGCGAGGCGGCGCCTTCCGGGCCGGTGGATCCGGTGGTTCCGGTCGGGCCGGTGGAGCCGATCACGTCAAATCAACCCCAACGGACTACGCCAGCATCAGCTGTTCGGGTTTCCGAGTGA
- a CDS encoding SCO6880 family protein: MTTQSQPVAPRRTYLIGRARPSAIVGKNRETGEIALIIAGAFLGMMCGLLVPVLPLRIVTLTGFPMLALAAVYVPYKHRTFYKWFEINRSYKRSLRRGTAYRSPTMEAGIALDGREVEIGPPPGIGRINWLAAPFGPDEIAVLLHADRRTVTAAIEIEGPGVGLRDSEDQEALVDRFGTLLKHVANGDGFVTRLQILARTLPADPDAHAKDVAQRGDPRAPGWLQDSYDQLASMVSTSSEQHRAYLVACMHFTRELASEAHAMARAARPAAGRRLDKDAGLAVVMARELTDICARLAEADIRVRQPLGQGRLSSLVHSMYDPDHPIDHIQAMTKRNAWPAELDAVEPTYLQAKTRESSTRAPWCHATAWVKEWPMTPVGVNFLAPLLVHTPDVIRTVAVCMDLEPTEVAIERMLTEKTNDEAEASRAAKMNRTVDPRDVATHGRLDQRGEDLASGAAGVNLVGYITVSSRSPEALARDKRTIRASAGKSYLKLEWCDREHHRAFVNTLPFATGIRR, translated from the coding sequence TTGACGACCCAGTCCCAGCCGGTCGCGCCCCGCCGCACGTATCTGATCGGCCGCGCCCGGCCATCGGCGATCGTCGGCAAGAACCGCGAGACGGGCGAGATCGCACTGATCATCGCGGGCGCCTTCCTCGGCATGATGTGCGGACTCCTCGTCCCCGTCCTGCCCCTGCGCATCGTGACGCTGACCGGCTTCCCGATGCTGGCCCTCGCCGCGGTGTACGTCCCGTACAAGCACCGCACGTTCTACAAGTGGTTCGAGATCAACCGCAGCTACAAGCGCTCCCTGCGCCGCGGCACCGCCTACCGCTCCCCCACCATGGAAGCGGGCATCGCACTCGACGGCCGCGAGGTCGAGATCGGCCCGCCGCCCGGCATCGGCAGGATCAACTGGCTGGCGGCCCCCTTCGGCCCCGACGAGATCGCCGTACTCCTGCACGCCGACCGGCGCACCGTCACCGCCGCCATCGAGATCGAGGGCCCCGGCGTCGGCCTGCGCGACTCGGAGGACCAGGAAGCCCTGGTGGACCGGTTCGGCACCCTGCTCAAGCATGTGGCCAACGGCGACGGATTCGTCACCCGCCTGCAGATCCTCGCCCGCACCCTCCCCGCCGACCCGGACGCACACGCCAAGGACGTCGCCCAGCGCGGCGACCCCCGCGCCCCCGGCTGGCTCCAGGACTCGTACGACCAGCTCGCCTCCATGGTCTCCACCTCCAGCGAGCAGCACCGCGCGTACCTGGTGGCCTGTATGCACTTCACCCGCGAACTGGCGTCCGAAGCCCACGCCATGGCCCGCGCCGCCCGGCCCGCCGCAGGCCGCCGCCTCGACAAGGACGCCGGCCTCGCCGTCGTCATGGCCCGCGAACTCACCGACATCTGCGCCCGCCTCGCCGAGGCGGACATCCGGGTACGCCAGCCCCTCGGCCAGGGACGGCTCTCCTCGCTCGTGCACTCCATGTACGACCCGGACCACCCCATCGACCACATCCAGGCCATGACGAAGCGCAACGCCTGGCCCGCCGAGCTCGACGCCGTCGAACCCACCTACCTCCAGGCCAAGACCCGCGAGTCCTCCACCCGTGCACCCTGGTGCCACGCCACCGCCTGGGTGAAGGAGTGGCCGATGACCCCCGTCGGCGTCAACTTCCTCGCCCCGCTGCTCGTCCACACCCCGGACGTGATCCGTACGGTCGCGGTCTGCATGGACCTCGAACCGACCGAGGTCGCCATCGAGCGCATGCTCACCGAGAAGACCAACGACGAGGCCGAAGCATCCCGCGCCGCCAAGATGAACCGGACCGTCGACCCACGCGACGTCGCCACCCACGGCCGCCTCGACCAGCGCGGCGAAGACCTCGCCAGCGGCGCGGCAGGCGTCAACCTGGTCGGGTACATCACGGTCTCGTCCCGCTCACCCGAAGCACTGGCCCGCGACAAGCGGACCATCCGCGCATCGGCCGGCAAGTCGTATCTCAAGCTCGAATGGTGCGACCGCGAGCACCACCGCGCCTTTGTGAATACGCTGCCGTTCGCGACCGGCATCCGCCGATAG
- a CDS encoding ATP-binding protein has protein sequence MRDPMSAVTDAFAAFLFGKVETTRLPVRTSTGQAQAVYLPTAAPGLGDSGVIIGREVYSGKGYIYDPFQLYGQQLPAPHWLVLGESGNGKSSLEKTYVLRQLRFKDRQVVVLDAQGEDGAGEWALIAQQLGITPIRLDAMAALDHGIRLNPLDPAIATTGQLALLRTIIEVAMGHGLDERSGFALKVAHAYVNETITDRQPVLTDIVEQLRHPEPESAEAMNVGIDDVRAWGLDVALVLDRLVDGDLRGMFDGPTSVGIDLDAPLIVFDLSHIDRNSIAMPILMAIVGVWLEHTWIRPDRKKRIFLVEEAWHIINSPFVAQLFQRLLKFGRRLGLSFVAVVHHLSDVVDGAAAREAAAILKMASTRTIYAQKADEARATGRVLGLPRWAVEIIPTLTPGIAVWDVNGNVQVVKHLITEAERPLVFTDRAMTESSTPEADDALTLQLETEAEERAARIERQLNESSESTVA, from the coding sequence ATGCGAGATCCGATGTCAGCCGTCACCGACGCCTTCGCCGCGTTCCTCTTCGGCAAGGTCGAGACGACGCGCCTCCCCGTCCGTACGTCGACGGGCCAGGCCCAGGCGGTCTACCTGCCGACGGCCGCCCCCGGTCTCGGCGACTCCGGCGTGATCATCGGCCGCGAGGTCTACTCGGGCAAGGGGTACATCTACGACCCCTTCCAGCTGTACGGACAGCAGCTGCCCGCCCCGCACTGGCTGGTGCTCGGCGAATCCGGCAACGGCAAATCCTCCCTGGAGAAGACCTACGTCCTGCGCCAACTGCGCTTCAAGGACCGCCAGGTCGTCGTCCTCGACGCCCAGGGCGAGGACGGCGCCGGTGAATGGGCCCTCATCGCCCAGCAGCTGGGTATAACCCCCATCCGGCTGGACGCGATGGCCGCGCTCGACCACGGCATCCGGCTCAACCCGCTGGATCCGGCCATCGCCACCACGGGCCAGCTGGCCCTGCTCCGTACGATCATCGAAGTCGCCATGGGCCACGGCCTGGACGAACGCTCGGGCTTCGCGCTCAAGGTGGCGCACGCGTACGTCAACGAGACCATCACCGACCGCCAGCCGGTCCTCACCGACATCGTCGAGCAACTCCGCCACCCGGAACCGGAGTCGGCGGAGGCGATGAACGTCGGTATAGACGATGTACGGGCCTGGGGCCTGGACGTCGCCCTCGTCCTGGACCGCCTGGTGGACGGTGACCTGCGCGGCATGTTCGACGGCCCGACCTCGGTCGGTATCGACCTGGACGCCCCGCTGATCGTCTTCGACCTGTCCCACATCGACCGCAACTCCATCGCCATGCCCATCCTGATGGCGATCGTCGGTGTCTGGCTGGAACACACCTGGATCCGCCCCGACCGCAAGAAGCGCATCTTCCTCGTCGAAGAGGCCTGGCACATCATCAACAGCCCCTTCGTGGCACAGCTCTTCCAGCGCCTGCTGAAGTTCGGCCGGCGCCTGGGCCTGTCGTTCGTCGCGGTGGTCCACCACCTCTCGGACGTGGTGGACGGCGCCGCCGCCCGGGAAGCGGCGGCCATCCTGAAGATGGCGTCGACCCGGACCATCTACGCCCAGAAGGCCGACGAGGCACGGGCGACGGGCCGCGTCCTGGGCCTGCCGCGCTGGGCCGTCGAGATCATCCCGACCCTGACCCCGGGCATCGCGGTCTGGGACGTCAACGGCAACGTCCAGGTCGTCAAACACCTGATCACCGAGGCCGAACGCCCCCTCGTCTTCACCGACCGCGCCATGACCGAGTCGTCCACCCCGGAAGCCGACGACGCGCTGACCCTCCAACTGGAGACGGAGGCGGAGGAACGAGCGGCCAGGATCGAGCGGCAGCTGAACGAGTCCTCAGAGTCGACGGTGGCCTGA
- a CDS encoding type IV secretory system conjugative DNA transfer family protein: MHDTPHHGHHQQHEHHNRHHPAHHPAHQQPSQPQSRGIPDGLLIALIVFLLGLTLLVWLATGLAAVFAHGAWPDGVTVTHTPVAMRELAASPHDLAAAWPDTPPGRLSGYGLFWGLLISEVLVLLVLTVFVLGTLTRWRAVRNARRTATTGTPHVAPPRSPERTAPQSTDQTVPTEQTQQPQQAQQPQHPQQVEHTEQFMQPGLLAEAAATPTGATDRPAGTAPATPAPAPTATPDPIAPAPAAADALLPVPLVRFGPAPVRRAAAVQAVSDAAGPALVVTSSPAVWSETKDARAKLGPVLVYDPGHLCDTPARLHWSPTSGCEDADTAAARAVALLAPVRPTARIDTTMADTAETLLSSWLHAAAVDGRPFRQVHRWAQGAGQAQEAVRILRTHARARSGSAGLLESALTAHPERREVAQELTARALSALSSIHIREACTPNRTDTVTLESFIHEGGTLYVVGEAIEDPRTHPGAMPFLTALASSVVEHGRRLAARSTDGRLDPPMTLVLDDVAAVAPFPYLPELLTSGHEQGLHPLALLRSREQARNRWPHQELPDATPF; the protein is encoded by the coding sequence ATGCACGACACCCCGCACCATGGGCACCACCAGCAGCACGAGCACCACAACCGGCACCACCCAGCTCACCACCCAGCGCACCAGCAGCCGTCCCAGCCGCAGTCACGCGGCATCCCGGACGGGCTGCTGATCGCGCTGATCGTCTTCCTGCTCGGCCTGACCCTCCTGGTCTGGCTGGCCACGGGCCTCGCCGCCGTCTTCGCCCACGGCGCCTGGCCGGACGGCGTGACCGTGACACACACCCCGGTGGCCATGCGCGAACTGGCCGCGTCCCCGCACGACCTCGCCGCCGCCTGGCCGGACACCCCACCGGGCCGGCTCTCCGGATACGGGTTGTTCTGGGGCCTGCTCATCAGCGAAGTCCTGGTCCTGCTGGTGCTGACCGTCTTCGTCCTCGGCACGCTCACCCGCTGGCGCGCGGTACGCAACGCCCGCCGGACAGCCACAACCGGCACACCACACGTCGCGCCCCCGAGGTCACCGGAGCGGACCGCGCCACAGAGCACCGACCAGACCGTCCCCACCGAGCAGACCCAACAGCCTCAACAAGCTCAACAGCCTCAACATCCCCAACAGGTCGAGCACACCGAGCAGTTCATGCAGCCCGGCCTGCTGGCCGAGGCTGCTGCCACCCCCACAGGCGCCACCGACCGCCCCGCCGGAACAGCGCCGGCCACCCCCGCACCGGCCCCCACAGCCACCCCCGACCCGATCGCCCCCGCCCCGGCTGCCGCCGACGCCCTCCTCCCGGTGCCCCTGGTCCGCTTCGGGCCCGCCCCGGTACGCCGGGCCGCCGCTGTCCAGGCCGTGAGCGACGCGGCCGGCCCCGCACTCGTCGTCACCTCCTCCCCCGCTGTCTGGTCGGAGACGAAGGACGCCCGGGCCAAGCTCGGCCCCGTACTCGTCTACGACCCCGGCCACCTCTGCGACACCCCCGCCCGCCTCCACTGGTCCCCCACGAGCGGCTGCGAGGACGCCGACACCGCCGCCGCCCGCGCCGTCGCGCTGCTCGCACCGGTCCGTCCGACCGCCCGCATCGACACGACCATGGCCGACACCGCCGAGACGCTCCTGAGCAGCTGGCTGCACGCCGCAGCCGTCGACGGCCGCCCGTTCCGGCAGGTCCACCGCTGGGCCCAGGGCGCCGGCCAGGCCCAGGAGGCGGTACGCATCCTGCGCACCCACGCACGGGCGCGCTCCGGATCGGCAGGCCTCCTGGAGTCGGCGCTCACCGCCCACCCCGAACGCCGCGAGGTCGCCCAGGAGCTGACGGCCCGTGCACTGAGCGCACTCTCCTCGATCCACATCCGCGAAGCCTGCACACCGAACCGAACCGATACGGTCACGCTGGAATCATTCATCCACGAGGGGGGCACTCTCTATGTGGTGGGTGAAGCAATCGAGGACCCGCGCACGCACCCCGGCGCCATGCCGTTTCTCACCGCACTCGCCTCCAGCGTGGTCGAGCACGGCCGCCGCTTGGCCGCACGGTCAACTGACGGTCGGCTCGACCCACCAATGACGCTCGTCCTGGACGATGTCGCCGCGGTGGCCCCGTTCCCGTATCTGCCGGAGCTGCTCACATCCGGCCACGAGCAGGGTCTGCATCCGCTGGCACTGCTCCGCTCCCGCGAACAGGCGCGCAACCGCTGGCCCCACCAGGAACTGCCCGACGCCACACCCTTCTGA
- a CDS encoding papain-like cysteine protease family protein, with protein sequence MRTHRRRLSLAAIATAAALFTLPISTAAATPTTVPAAAGAKRLDITMQEQQQTNWCWAATGNTIAGWYGRDYSQNQFCNAAFGRSQNGNCPNDQATLANVQDGLDWAGISPGSYVTGWLQSSTVQTEINAGRPIADRIQWSSGGGHMNVVYGYDTAGDWVYWGDPWPSDNRYNWAAHDWYVSNNEFSWTHSLYRIGA encoded by the coding sequence ATGCGCACCCACAGGAGACGGCTGTCCCTGGCCGCCATCGCCACCGCGGCAGCCCTGTTCACCCTGCCCATCTCCACGGCGGCAGCCACCCCCACGACCGTGCCAGCGGCGGCGGGAGCCAAACGCCTCGACATCACCATGCAGGAGCAGCAGCAGACCAACTGGTGCTGGGCCGCGACGGGCAACACCATCGCCGGCTGGTACGGCCGCGACTACAGCCAGAACCAGTTCTGCAACGCCGCGTTCGGCCGCAGCCAGAACGGCAACTGCCCCAACGACCAGGCCACCCTCGCCAACGTCCAGGACGGCCTCGACTGGGCCGGTATCAGCCCGGGTTCCTATGTCACCGGCTGGCTCCAGTCGTCCACCGTACAGACCGAGATCAACGCCGGCCGCCCCATCGCCGACCGCATCCAGTGGTCGAGCGGCGGCGGGCACATGAATGTCGTCTACGGGTACGACACGGCCGGCGACTGGGTCTACTGGGGCGACCCCTGGCCGTCGGACAACCGCTACAACTGGGCCGCCCACGACTGGTACGTCAGCAACAACGAGTTCTCCTGGACCCACTCGCTCTACCGGATCGGGGCGTGA
- a CDS encoding GNAT family N-acetyltransferase, translating to MEDVIRPVRADEWLKVKELRLVALQDPAAPIAYLETYEAATARPDSFWQDRAAGASHGGAARQFIAEGPDGSWSGTVVVLVEPVGTEGIFGEVNSVSQAHLVGVYVRPEFRGAGLTQELFRAAMEWAWSLDEPRVERVRLFVHQANGRAAGFYRKIGFVPTGYSVPAPGDAGDRELEMVVDRPV from the coding sequence ATGGAAGACGTCATACGGCCTGTGCGGGCTGATGAGTGGCTCAAGGTCAAGGAGCTGCGGCTGGTCGCGCTCCAGGATCCCGCAGCGCCCATCGCCTATCTCGAAACCTATGAAGCGGCCACAGCCCGCCCTGATTCCTTCTGGCAGGACCGGGCGGCCGGGGCCTCGCACGGTGGTGCTGCACGGCAGTTCATCGCGGAGGGGCCCGACGGGTCGTGGTCCGGCACGGTGGTCGTGCTGGTCGAACCCGTCGGGACCGAGGGGATCTTCGGGGAAGTGAACTCCGTATCGCAGGCACATCTGGTCGGTGTGTACGTGCGGCCCGAGTTCCGTGGAGCGGGTCTCACCCAGGAGCTCTTCCGGGCGGCGATGGAGTGGGCCTGGTCGCTGGACGAGCCGCGGGTCGAGCGGGTGCGGCTCTTCGTGCACCAGGCCAACGGCCGGGCTGCCGGCTTCTACCGCAAGATCGGTTTCGTACCGACCGGTTACTCCGTCCCGGCCCCCGGCGACGCGGGGGACCGTGAGCTGGAGATGGTGGTCGACCGGCCGGTGTGA
- a CDS encoding MarR family winged helix-turn-helix transcriptional regulator, giving the protein MPESPGPQEPTLDEQIAAYQREFRDLDPQVEKVVSALGRLNRRMNVAYGRQLADLGISNTEWEVLKTLVLAGAPYRMGPGELAKRLGLTPAAMTHRIDRMAGEGLVTRDRDESNRVRVIVELTDEGRAKWLEAMRMATNFEEDLLQDLTDRDRGALGEILTILLRRVEDAQPDAGGRLTDLD; this is encoded by the coding sequence ATGCCTGAGTCCCCCGGCCCGCAGGAGCCGACCCTCGACGAGCAGATCGCCGCCTACCAGCGCGAATTCCGAGACCTCGACCCCCAGGTCGAGAAGGTCGTCTCGGCGCTCGGCCGGCTGAACCGGCGGATGAACGTCGCCTACGGGCGCCAGCTCGCCGACCTCGGCATCAGCAATACCGAGTGGGAGGTGCTGAAGACCCTGGTGCTGGCGGGCGCCCCGTACCGGATGGGCCCGGGGGAGCTGGCGAAGCGCCTCGGCCTCACCCCCGCCGCGATGACGCACCGCATCGACCGGATGGCCGGGGAGGGGCTGGTCACCCGCGACCGGGACGAGAGCAACCGGGTCCGCGTCATCGTCGAGCTGACGGACGAAGGGCGTGCGAAGTGGCTGGAGGCGATGCGGATGGCCACGAACTTCGAGGAGGACCTGCTCCAGGACCTCACCGACCGGGACCGCGGGGCCCTCGGGGAAATCCTGACCATCCTGCTGCGCAGAGTGGAGGACGCCCAGCCGGACGCCGGCGGCCGTCTCACCGATCTCGACTGA
- a CDS encoding MFS transporter, whose translation MGAAMRRIQTGTALSAFGIGFTVPYLYIYVSQVRGLGSSTAGAVLAVFAVAALVVLPFTGRLIDRRGPLPVLVGAAALAAVGAMSMGLSAGVATVVLSAALLGAGTAVMQPALATMIVWCSTPSTRTRAFTMQFFLQNLTLGIGGLVGGQIVDASRPSSFTLLFTIEAAMFLALAGIAASVRLPRAPGLELAPQPKGGGVRALLRHRAMVQLCVLGFVVFFACYGQFESGLAAYGTEAAGIQPSTLGIALAANTAVIVVAQFVVLKVVEKRRRSRVIAAVGLIWAFAWVIAGYAGLGHGSQAMATAAFISTYALFGLGESMLSPTVAPLVADLAPDSMVGQYNSAFALVKQLALAIGPAVGGPMGASAHLLYIATFVVFSLGITTLALRLGRRLTPVQNNPSLGHGSRVVATHLPEPAAAPH comes from the coding sequence ATGGGTGCCGCGATGCGTCGGATCCAGACAGGTACCGCGCTGAGCGCGTTCGGCATCGGGTTCACCGTTCCGTATCTGTACATCTATGTGTCGCAGGTGCGGGGACTCGGATCGAGTACGGCCGGGGCCGTGCTCGCCGTCTTCGCGGTGGCCGCCCTGGTCGTGCTCCCCTTCACCGGCCGTCTCATCGACCGCCGGGGGCCGCTGCCCGTCCTGGTGGGGGCCGCCGCGCTGGCCGCCGTCGGTGCGATGAGCATGGGCCTCTCGGCCGGCGTGGCGACGGTTGTGCTGTCGGCCGCCCTGCTCGGCGCGGGGACGGCCGTCATGCAGCCGGCCCTCGCCACGATGATCGTCTGGTGCTCCACCCCGTCCACCCGGACCCGCGCCTTCACCATGCAGTTCTTTCTGCAGAACCTGACGCTCGGTATCGGCGGACTCGTCGGCGGCCAGATCGTCGACGCGAGCCGTCCCAGCAGCTTCACGCTGCTCTTCACCATCGAGGCCGCGATGTTCCTGGCGCTCGCCGGGATCGCCGCGTCCGTCCGGCTGCCGCGCGCTCCGGGGCTGGAACTGGCCCCGCAGCCCAAGGGAGGCGGAGTGCGCGCGCTGCTGCGGCACCGCGCCATGGTGCAGCTCTGCGTGCTCGGCTTCGTTGTCTTCTTCGCTTGTTACGGACAATTCGAGTCCGGGCTTGCCGCTTACGGGACCGAGGCTGCCGGAATTCAGCCCTCGACGCTCGGAATCGCGCTGGCCGCCAATACGGCCGTGATTGTCGTCGCGCAGTTCGTGGTGCTGAAGGTCGTGGAGAAGCGGCGGCGCTCACGGGTGATCGCCGCGGTGGGTCTCATCTGGGCCTTCGCCTGGGTCATCGCGGGGTACGCGGGGCTGGGTCACGGCAGCCAGGCGATGGCGACTGCCGCGTTCATCTCGACGTACGCGCTGTTCGGGCTCGGTGAGTCCATGCTGTCCCCGACCGTTGCACCGCTCGTCGCCGATCTGGCGCCCGATTCCATGGTCGGTCAGTACAACTCGGCCTTCGCGCTGGTCAAGCAGCTGGCGCTGGCCATCGGGCCCGCGGTCGGCGGGCCGATGGGGGCCTCGGCACACCTGCTGTACATCGCGACCTTCGTGGTGTTCTCCCTCGGGATCACCACGCTGGCGCTGCGGCTGGGGCGGCGGCTCACCCCCGTACAGAACAATCCGTCGCTCGGACACGGTTCGCGGGTCGTGGCGACACATCTGCCGGAGCCCGCGGCCGCACCGCACTGA